A window of the Candidatus Anoxymicrobium japonicum genome harbors these coding sequences:
- the trxB gene encoding thioredoxin-disulfide reductase: protein MSERTRDVAIIGGGPAGLTAGIYLSRGKIDAILLEQKLPGGTAAMSPLIENYPGFPQGISGIELTERMKRQADRFELQMKTFAHVTRVALDTGTPVITLEDGEIRANSVIIATGQSPRKIGIPGEEEYAGRGVSYCATCDGPLFKDKVVMVIGGGDAAVGEALHLSKFASKVILVHRRDELRASAYLEERASREPNLEFMWNSEITEIKGDQIVRTATISDNVTGARAEVPVAGIFFYAGNTPNTEFLAGVVELDEAGYVVTGENLETSVPGVFAAGDARAGSWKQIIVSAAEGALASQGAQRYLETIGAKKAYEGGH, encoded by the coding sequence TTGTCAGAGCGAACAAGAGATGTCGCGATCATTGGCGGTGGCCCGGCGGGGTTGACCGCCGGAATATATCTGAGCCGTGGAAAGATCGACGCCATTCTTCTCGAGCAGAAGTTGCCTGGAGGCACGGCGGCTATGTCACCTTTAATCGAGAACTACCCTGGATTTCCACAAGGCATATCCGGGATAGAGCTCACGGAGCGAATGAAGCGGCAGGCTGATCGCTTCGAGCTCCAGATGAAGACGTTCGCGCATGTGACGCGCGTGGCGCTGGACACGGGAACGCCGGTCATAACCCTCGAGGACGGCGAGATCAGGGCGAACTCCGTGATAATCGCGACCGGCCAGAGTCCACGCAAGATAGGTATTCCCGGCGAGGAAGAGTACGCGGGGCGGGGCGTCTCTTACTGCGCTACCTGTGATGGCCCTCTTTTTAAGGACAAAGTCGTGATGGTCATCGGCGGCGGGGACGCGGCGGTCGGGGAAGCGTTGCACCTTTCAAAGTTCGCGAGCAAGGTCATTCTTGTGCACCGCCGTGACGAACTGCGCGCTTCCGCGTATCTCGAGGAGCGCGCGTCGCGTGAGCCGAATCTCGAATTCATGTGGAACTCGGAGATCACCGAAATCAAGGGCGACCAGATTGTCAGAACGGCGACCATCAGCGACAACGTGACTGGCGCGCGCGCGGAAGTTCCGGTGGCGGGAATATTCTTCTACGCCGGCAACACGCCAAACACCGAATTTCTGGCGGGAGTAGTCGAGTTGGACGAGGCAGGCTACGTGGTCACCGGCGAGAATCTGGAGACGAGCGTCCCGGGCGTATTCGCGGCGGGCGACGCCCGGGCCGGCAGTTGGAAGCAAATCATCGTATCCGCGGCTGAAGGCGCGCTTGCTTCACAGGGGGCTCAGCGCTACCTCGAAACCATCGGCGCGAAGAAAGCGTACGAGGGAGGTCACTGA
- a CDS encoding RNA-binding protein, which translates to MPGYLWDGAPGRKQMCEAIVYVVKDGARQRLMDNVVTIRPEGDGLLLTDLFGEQKLITASVETIDLMNHEILLK; encoded by the coding sequence ATGCCAGGATATCTATGGGACGGAGCACCAGGGAGGAAACAGATGTGTGAGGCAATCGTGTACGTGGTAAAGGACGGCGCCAGGCAACGATTGATGGATAACGTCGTCACTATCCGGCCTGAAGGAGACGGCCTTTTGTTGACCGACCTCTTCGGCGAACAGAAGTTGATAACCGCAAGCGTCGAGACCATCGACCTGATGAACCACGAGATACTCCTGAAGTAG
- the lysA gene encoding diaminopimelate decarboxylase: protein MNDFVYKDGVLYCEDIRVSDIAARIGTPFYLYSKNTFTSHVKAIDQAFNDLSHLVCYSVKANSNVAILRMMASEGAGADVVSGGELYRALKGGVEASKIVFAGLGKTADEIEYALKEGILMFNAESSQELMLINEVAVKMGTQAPVALRVNPDVDPKTHPYIATGLKNSKFGIPLKEAMAEYEVSQKLPGLNPIGVHQHLGSQILESAPFESSLKKIANLARSLKVLGMDIRYINIGGGFGIQYTDEETFTPEQFASAIVPLLSNSGCSIIMEVGRMIAGNAGILVTKVLFNKQNEGKKFVVVDAAMNDLLRPSLYQAEHRIGPVVYRDGAREEKVDVVGPICESSDFLAQDRLIHEVQSGDLLAVFTAGAYGFSMSSNYNSRKRVPEVLVSGKKAYVIRRRETHEDLIRGEAIPQDL, encoded by the coding sequence TTGAACGATTTCGTTTATAAAGACGGCGTGCTCTACTGCGAAGATATTCGGGTCTCGGATATTGCCGCCAGGATAGGAACGCCATTCTATCTGTATAGCAAAAATACTTTCACGTCGCACGTCAAGGCAATCGACCAGGCTTTCAACGATCTATCGCATCTCGTCTGCTACTCCGTCAAGGCGAACAGCAACGTCGCTATCCTGCGGATGATGGCAAGCGAGGGCGCCGGCGCCGATGTCGTATCCGGTGGCGAGCTCTACCGCGCGCTCAAGGGCGGCGTTGAGGCAAGCAAGATCGTTTTCGCCGGTCTGGGCAAGACAGCCGACGAGATCGAGTACGCTCTCAAAGAGGGCATACTCATGTTCAATGCGGAGTCCAGCCAGGAGCTGATGCTCATCAACGAGGTTGCCGTAAAGATGGGCACGCAGGCGCCCGTCGCGTTGCGTGTCAACCCGGACGTGGATCCGAAGACGCACCCGTACATCGCCACCGGACTCAAAAACAGCAAGTTCGGCATCCCTTTGAAAGAAGCCATGGCCGAATACGAGGTCTCGCAGAAGTTGCCCGGCCTGAACCCCATTGGCGTCCACCAGCATCTCGGCTCCCAGATACTCGAATCCGCGCCGTTCGAGAGTAGCCTGAAAAAAATCGCGAATCTTGCCAGGAGCCTCAAGGTCCTCGGCATGGATATCCGCTATATAAACATTGGCGGCGGCTTCGGCATCCAGTATACCGACGAGGAAACGTTTACCCCGGAGCAGTTCGCGTCCGCGATCGTACCGCTTCTCAGCAACTCCGGCTGCTCTATTATCATGGAGGTCGGCCGCATGATAGCCGGCAACGCCGGTATACTCGTGACTAAAGTGTTGTTCAACAAGCAAAACGAGGGGAAAAAGTTTGTGGTCGTCGATGCCGCCATGAACGATCTTCTCAGGCCCAGTTTGTATCAGGCGGAGCACCGCATCGGCCCGGTCGTCTACCGCGACGGCGCGCGTGAGGAAAAAGTGGATGTGGTCGGACCCATATGCGAGTCGAGCGACTTTCTTGCGCAGGATCGCTTGATCCACGAGGTTCAATCGGGGGATTTGCTGGCAGTGTTTACCGCCGGCGCCTACGGGTTCTCGATGTCCTCCAACTATAACTCCAGGAAGCGCGTTCCCGAGGTGCTGGTGTCGGGCAAAAAAGCGTACGTCATCAGACGCAGGGAAACCCACGAGGATCTGATCCGCGGCGAGGCTATCCCGCAGGATCTCTAA